A genomic segment from Cuculus canorus isolate bCucCan1 chromosome 20, bCucCan1.pri, whole genome shotgun sequence encodes:
- the SSH2 gene encoding protein phosphatase Slingshot homolog 2 isoform X1: protein MMTIHVFEVLLLNVVQFCAAPVGPDAAANGVCTRVEICRRGAQSKLSWLPLSPHPELCFSWDAPALTQHLEADSGEEECRSQPRSISESFLTVKGAALFLPRGNGSSTPRISHRRNKHAGDLQQHLQAMFILLRPEDNIRLAVRLESTYQNRTRYMVVVSTNGRQDTEESIVLGMDFSSNDSSTCTMGLVLPLWSDTLIHLDGDGGFSVSTDNRVHIFKPVSVQAMWSALQSLHKACEVARCNNYYPGSLFLTWVSYYESHINSDQSSVNEWNAMQDVQSHRPDSPALFTDVPTERERTERLIKTKLREIMMQKDLENITSKEIRTELEMQMVCNLREFKEFIDNEMIVILGQMDSPTQIFDHVFLGSEWNASNLEDLQNRGVRYILNVTREIDNFFPGLFEYHNIRVYDEEATDLLAYWNDTYKFISKAKKNGSKCLVHCKMGVSRSASTVIAYAMKEYGWNLDRAYDYVKERRTVTKPNPSFMRQLEEYQGILLASKQRHNKLWRSHSDSDLSDHHEPICKSGLELNKKEITTSADQISEAKTNDNQQPMSPIYSAELDREQQLPEDANMIEEVCVKERRIHLEFTCRDFHAEQMEDKLNLNNINGCTAGCCVDSVPPDNCHASEALMQLQHPLEITKFPDLTVDDLEKDALKPDMNVHLVPMEEFTSCLKDFPQSPNQNSPSLHQNPQPEGTDLSTDRIDFFSALEKFVELSQESRSRTCSHSRVEEQGSGRNGVSRVPVLEVLPTADRGADGQRNSSGISPQASDDSSTDEEQQKEVPELPSTGHLTRSHSESAISVKEIITEIESINQGAGPAQQKEGSANLSQTPKRNTVHDLPMEAIWALERVEQSEGACAGHQEKEKDLLQAEQEAVPSLQQTSGRSDLEESSPGGEQQESRGSVNPEPKWCPGSVRRATLEFEERLRQEQEHQHVSPVCILPTRKNSRNDSATAELLPRGKSEEPPLELAPEGDKAWDPGAEELLPPLRAELPAPLASPAQESLPAEPGTGSEGMVHEHRTVISFDGTDEPSLPSLLPKRIEIIEYTPTVKSAERSDTSCEQGRLTTAIPSLDENLNLSLCSDKAPTCLRAPTLVNLALPEHTVHEQATFAVGSPSKDGEGLSVHLGAASPSAQVTSMPSASPDHSSCPYVIHLEGVTEQSTDTDNELVTPRGSEGDTTLLFRDSPKPLCRRGAGASRQLGNEDFTSQRAENMDLLDISFLCYSLPHSSSSHSVEERSNSPGLVKQRAKEIEARIRHAGLTTPSHMKRSASLAKLDCLDLSKDDLSERESASSDANPVLLTCLALGRGFHGGRLERGSESVCGKHCLSSLEPAKHFVEQLRTAECIAQSKPVERPLAQYAKECSSSQQSLFSSTDQTWTSSKEGPSLLQVQVLDSLSPARGVAVTPRQQHGRTHPLRRLRKTNDKKRTTNPLYNTM from the exons CATCAGCGAAAGCTTCCTCACTGTGAAAGGTGCAGCGCTCTTCCTGCCGCGAGGCAATGGGTCCTCTACTCCCCGCATCAGTCACAGGCGCAACAAGCATGCAG gggatctccagcagcacctgcaggCCATGTTCATACTGCTCCGCCCAGAAGACAACATCAGGCTG gCTGTAAGACTGGAAAGTACCTACCAGAACCGCACCAGATACATGGTGGTAGTGTCCACCAATGGCAGACAAGACACCGAAGAGAGCATTGTCCTAGGGATGGATTTCTCTTCCAATGACAG tAGCACCTGTACCATGGGCTTGGTGCTGCCGCTGTGGAGCGACACCTTGATCCACCTGGATGGGGATGG agGGTTCAGCGTCTCAACAGATAACAGGGTTCATATATTCAAGCCGGTGTCTGTGCAGGCAATGTG GTCTGCTCTGCAGAGTTTACATAAGGCTTGTGAAGTGGCACGGTGCAACAATTACTACCCAGGGAGCCTCTTCCTCACGTGGGTCAGTTACTATGAAAGCCATATCAACTCCGACCAGTCCTCAGTCAACGAATGGAATGCCATGCAAGATGTCCAGTCCCACCGGCCCGACTCGCCTGCCCTCTTCACCGATGT CCCAACTGAGCGGGAACGCACGGAACGACTAATTAAGACCAAGTTAAGGGAGATCATGATGCAGAAAGATTTGGAGAATATCACATCAAAAGAG ATACGCACCGAGCTGGAGATGCAGATGGTGTGCAACCTGCGGGAGTTCAAAGAGTTCATTGACAATGAAATGATAGTGATCCTTGGACAGATGGACAGCCCCACGCAGATATTTGATCATGTCTTTTTG GGCTCGGAATGGAACGCCTCCAATTTGGAAGACTTGCAGAACAGAGG GGTGCGATATATTTTGAACGTGACTCGAGAAATAGATAACTTCTTCCCTGGGCTCTTCGAATACCATAATATTCGGGTCTATGATGAAGAAGCAACAGATCTTCTGGCTTATTGGAACGATACCTACAAATTCATCTCCAAGGCAAA GAAAAATGGTTCTAAGTGCCTAGTGCACTGCAAGATGGGAGTGAGCCGCTCGGCATCCACGGTGATCGCCTATGCCATGAAGGAGTATGGCTGGAACCTGGACAGGGCTTACGACTACGTCAAGGAACGACGCACCGTCACCAAGCCCAACCCCAGCTTTATGCGGCAGCTGGAGGAATACCAAGGGATCCTGCTGGCCAG CAAACAGCGGCACAATAAACTGTGGCGCTCGCACTCGGACAGTGACCTCTCGGACCACCATGAGCCCATCTGCAAGTCTGGGCTGGAGCTGAACAAAAAGGAGATCACCACCTCAGCCGACCAGATCTCAGAGGCCAAGACCAATGACAACCAACAGCCGATGTCTCCCATCTACTCAGCTGAGCTggacagggagcagcagctcccagaggaTGCAAACATGATCGAGGAGGTGTGTGTGAAGGAGAGGAGGATCCACCTAGAGTTTACGTGTCGGGACTTCCATGCCGAGCAGATGGAGGACAAGCTGAACCTCAACAATATCAATGGGTGTACAGCGGGATGTTGTGTAGACTCTGTCCCCCCCGATAACTGCCATGCTTCTGAGGCCTTAATGCAACTCCAGCACCCCTTGGAAATCACGAAGTTTCCTGATTTGACAGTTGACGATCTGGAAAAAGATGCCCTTAAGCCTGATATGAACGTGCACTTGGTCCCCATGGAAGAATTCACTTCGTGCTTAAAAGACTTTCCCCAATCCCCAAACCAGAATTCCCCAAGTCTCCATCAGAATCCGCAGCCTGAAGGGACAGACCTCAGCACGGACAGGATTGATTTCTTCAGCGCcttggagaagtttgtggagCTTTCCCAGGAGAGCCGCTCACGCACCTGCTCCCATTCCAGGGTGGAGGAGCAAGGGAGTGGAAGGAATGGGGTCTCCAGGGTGCCTGTGCTGGAGGTGCTGCCCACTGCGGACAGGGGTGCAGATGGTCAAAGGAACAGCTCTGGAATCTCTCCTCAGGCATCGGATGACTCTTCCACAGATGAAGAACAACAAAAG GAGGTCCCCGAGTTGCCTAGCACAGGTCACCTCACAAGATCCCACTCGGAAAGTGccatttctgtgaaggaaaTCATCACAGAGATCGAGTCAATCAACCAGGGAGCAGGACCTGCCCAGCAGAAGGAGGGTTCAGCCAACCTCAGCCAGACGCCAAAGAGGAACACTGTGCACGACCTGCCCATGGAGGCGATTTGGGCATTGGAAAGGGTGGAGCAGAGCGAAGGAGCTTGTGCTGGGCaccaggaaaaggagaaggacctTCTGCAAGCTGAGCAAGAAgctgtcccctccctgcagcAAACTTCTGGTAGATCAGACCTGGAGGAAAGCAGCCCTGGTGGGGAGCAGCAAGAGTCTCGTGGCTCCGTCAACCCGGAGCCTAAGTGGTGCCCTGGCTCCGTCCGACGGGCCACGCTGGAATTCGAGGAGCGCTTGAGACAGGAGCAGGAGCACCAGCACGTATCCCCAGTCTGCATCTTACCCACTCGCAAGAACTCCAGGAACGACTCTGCCACTGCCGAACTCCTGCCGCGGGGGAAGAGCGAGGAGCCGCCCCTGGAGCTGGCTCCAGAGGGTGACAAGGCGTGGGATCCAGGcgctgaggagctgctgccacctctcagggcagagctgcctgcaccCCTCGCCTCCCCTGCCCAGGAgtctctgcctgcagagcccGGCACGGGCTCCGAGGGGATGGTACACGAGCACAGGACCGTCATCTCATTTGATGGGACAGATGagccatccctgccctccctcctcccaaagAGAATTGAAATCATCGAATACACTCCCACGGTCAAGTCTGCAGAGCGTTCTGACACAAGCTGTGAGCAGGGGAGGCTGACCACAGCCATCCCATCTTTAGATGAAAACTTGAACCTTTCCTTGTGCTCAGACAAGGCACCGACCTGTCTCAGAGCTCCAACACTGGTAAATCTTGCGCTGCCAGAGCACACGGTACACGAACAGGCCACCTTCGCTGTGGGCAGCCCCAGCAAGGATGGCGAGGGTTTATCTGTTCACCTCGGTGCTGCTTCCCCCTCTGCCCAGGTGACATCTATGCCTTCAGCCAGCCCAGATCACTCCTCCTGCCCCTACGTAATTCATCTGGAAGGTGTCACTGAGCAGAGCACGGATACGGACAATGAGCTGGTCACGCCACGTGGCAGTGAGGGAGACACGACTCTCTTGTTCAGGGACAGCCCCAAACCTCTCTGCAGGAGGGGTGCCGGCGCCTCGAGGCAGCTGGGCAACGAGGACTTCACCAGCCAACGTGCCGAAAACATGGACCTTCTGGATATCTCTTTCCTGTGCTACAGCCTCCctcacagctccagcagccacagTGTGGAAGAGCGCAGCAACAGCCCCGGGCTGGTCAAGCAGCGAGCGAAGGAAATCGAGGCTCGGATCCGGCACGCGGGGCTCACCACACCCTCCCACATGAAACGCTCGGCATCCTTGGCCAAACTGGACTGCCTGGACCTCTCCAAGGATGACTTATCTGAGAGGGAGTCGGCCTCTTCTGATGCCAACCCAGTGCTTCTCACCTGCCTTGCCCTCGGTCGAGGTTTTCACGGGGGGAGGTTGGAGAGGGGCTCGGAAAGTGTGTGCGGAAAGCATTGTCTTTCCTCCCTGGAGCCCGCTAAGCATTTTGTGGAACAGCTCAGAACAGCCGAGTGCATTGCCCAGAGTAAGCCGGTGGAGAGGCCGCTGGCTCAGTACGCCAAAGAATGCAGCTCCAGCCAGCAGagtttgttttccagcacagaTCAAACGTGGACTAGCTCCAAGGAGGGTCCTTCACTGCTCCAGGTGCAAGTCCTGGACTCCTTATCTCCGGCTCGAGGTGTGGCTGTCACACCCCGGCAGCAGCACGGGAGAACTCACCCTCTGCGGAGGCTCAGAAAGACCAATGATAAAAAGCGGACAACCAATCCCCTCTACAATACTATGTGA
- the SSH2 gene encoding protein phosphatase Slingshot homolog 2 isoform X5, whose translation MIPYFSDNAVISQGAIAQLISESFLTVKGAALFLPRGNGSSTPRISHRRNKHAGDLQQHLQAMFILLRPEDNIRLAVRLESTYQNRTRYMVVVSTNGRQDTEESIVLGMDFSSNDSSTCTMGLVLPLWSDTLIHLDGDGGFSVSTDNRVHIFKPVSVQAMWSALQSLHKACEVARCNNYYPGSLFLTWVSYYESHINSDQSSVNEWNAMQDVQSHRPDSPALFTDVPTERERTERLIKTKLREIMMQKDLENITSKEIRTELEMQMVCNLREFKEFIDNEMIVILGQMDSPTQIFDHVFLGSEWNASNLEDLQNRGVRYILNVTREIDNFFPGLFEYHNIRVYDEEATDLLAYWNDTYKFISKAKKNGSKCLVHCKMGVSRSASTVIAYAMKEYGWNLDRAYDYVKERRTVTKPNPSFMRQLEEYQGILLASKQRHNKLWRSHSDSDLSDHHEPICKSGLELNKKEITTSADQISEAKTNDNQQPMSPIYSAELDREQQLPEDANMIEEVCVKERRIHLEFTCRDFHAEQMEDKLNLNNINGCTAGCCVDSVPPDNCHASEALMQLQHPLEITKFPDLTVDDLEKDALKPDMNVHLVPMEEFTSCLKDFPQSPNQNSPSLHQNPQPEGTDLSTDRIDFFSALEKFVELSQESRSRTCSHSRVEEQGSGRNGVSRVPVLEVLPTADRGADGQRNSSGISPQASDDSSTDEEQQKEVPELPSTGHLTRSHSESAISVKEIITEIESINQGAGPAQQKEGSANLSQTPKRNTVHDLPMEAIWALERVEQSEGACAGHQEKEKDLLQAEQEAVPSLQQTSGRSDLEESSPGGEQQESRGSVNPEPKWCPGSVRRATLEFEERLRQEQEHQHVSPVCILPTRKNSRNDSATAELLPRGKSEEPPLELAPEGDKAWDPGAEELLPPLRAELPAPLASPAQESLPAEPGTGSEGMVHEHRTVISFDGTDEPSLPSLLPKRIEIIEYTPTVKSAERSDTSCEQGRLTTAIPSLDENLNLSLCSDKAPTCLRAPTLVNLALPEHTVHEQATFAVGSPSKDGEGLSVHLGAASPSAQVTSMPSASPDHSSCPYVIHLEGVTEQSTDTDNELVTPRGSEGDTTLLFRDSPKPLCRRGAGASRQLGNEDFTSQRAENMDLLDISFLCYSLPHSSSSHSVEERSNSPGLVKQRAKEIEARIRHAGLTTPSHMKRSASLAKLDCLDLSKDDLSERESASSDANPVLLTCLALGRGFHGGRLERGSESVCGKHCLSSLEPAKHFVEQLRTAECIAQSKPVERPLAQYAKECSSSQQSLFSSTDQTWTSSKEGPSLLQVQVLDSLSPARGVAVTPRQQHGRTHPLRRLRKTNDKKRTTNPLYNTM comes from the exons CATCAGCGAAAGCTTCCTCACTGTGAAAGGTGCAGCGCTCTTCCTGCCGCGAGGCAATGGGTCCTCTACTCCCCGCATCAGTCACAGGCGCAACAAGCATGCAG gggatctccagcagcacctgcaggCCATGTTCATACTGCTCCGCCCAGAAGACAACATCAGGCTG gCTGTAAGACTGGAAAGTACCTACCAGAACCGCACCAGATACATGGTGGTAGTGTCCACCAATGGCAGACAAGACACCGAAGAGAGCATTGTCCTAGGGATGGATTTCTCTTCCAATGACAG tAGCACCTGTACCATGGGCTTGGTGCTGCCGCTGTGGAGCGACACCTTGATCCACCTGGATGGGGATGG agGGTTCAGCGTCTCAACAGATAACAGGGTTCATATATTCAAGCCGGTGTCTGTGCAGGCAATGTG GTCTGCTCTGCAGAGTTTACATAAGGCTTGTGAAGTGGCACGGTGCAACAATTACTACCCAGGGAGCCTCTTCCTCACGTGGGTCAGTTACTATGAAAGCCATATCAACTCCGACCAGTCCTCAGTCAACGAATGGAATGCCATGCAAGATGTCCAGTCCCACCGGCCCGACTCGCCTGCCCTCTTCACCGATGT CCCAACTGAGCGGGAACGCACGGAACGACTAATTAAGACCAAGTTAAGGGAGATCATGATGCAGAAAGATTTGGAGAATATCACATCAAAAGAG ATACGCACCGAGCTGGAGATGCAGATGGTGTGCAACCTGCGGGAGTTCAAAGAGTTCATTGACAATGAAATGATAGTGATCCTTGGACAGATGGACAGCCCCACGCAGATATTTGATCATGTCTTTTTG GGCTCGGAATGGAACGCCTCCAATTTGGAAGACTTGCAGAACAGAGG GGTGCGATATATTTTGAACGTGACTCGAGAAATAGATAACTTCTTCCCTGGGCTCTTCGAATACCATAATATTCGGGTCTATGATGAAGAAGCAACAGATCTTCTGGCTTATTGGAACGATACCTACAAATTCATCTCCAAGGCAAA GAAAAATGGTTCTAAGTGCCTAGTGCACTGCAAGATGGGAGTGAGCCGCTCGGCATCCACGGTGATCGCCTATGCCATGAAGGAGTATGGCTGGAACCTGGACAGGGCTTACGACTACGTCAAGGAACGACGCACCGTCACCAAGCCCAACCCCAGCTTTATGCGGCAGCTGGAGGAATACCAAGGGATCCTGCTGGCCAG CAAACAGCGGCACAATAAACTGTGGCGCTCGCACTCGGACAGTGACCTCTCGGACCACCATGAGCCCATCTGCAAGTCTGGGCTGGAGCTGAACAAAAAGGAGATCACCACCTCAGCCGACCAGATCTCAGAGGCCAAGACCAATGACAACCAACAGCCGATGTCTCCCATCTACTCAGCTGAGCTggacagggagcagcagctcccagaggaTGCAAACATGATCGAGGAGGTGTGTGTGAAGGAGAGGAGGATCCACCTAGAGTTTACGTGTCGGGACTTCCATGCCGAGCAGATGGAGGACAAGCTGAACCTCAACAATATCAATGGGTGTACAGCGGGATGTTGTGTAGACTCTGTCCCCCCCGATAACTGCCATGCTTCTGAGGCCTTAATGCAACTCCAGCACCCCTTGGAAATCACGAAGTTTCCTGATTTGACAGTTGACGATCTGGAAAAAGATGCCCTTAAGCCTGATATGAACGTGCACTTGGTCCCCATGGAAGAATTCACTTCGTGCTTAAAAGACTTTCCCCAATCCCCAAACCAGAATTCCCCAAGTCTCCATCAGAATCCGCAGCCTGAAGGGACAGACCTCAGCACGGACAGGATTGATTTCTTCAGCGCcttggagaagtttgtggagCTTTCCCAGGAGAGCCGCTCACGCACCTGCTCCCATTCCAGGGTGGAGGAGCAAGGGAGTGGAAGGAATGGGGTCTCCAGGGTGCCTGTGCTGGAGGTGCTGCCCACTGCGGACAGGGGTGCAGATGGTCAAAGGAACAGCTCTGGAATCTCTCCTCAGGCATCGGATGACTCTTCCACAGATGAAGAACAACAAAAG GAGGTCCCCGAGTTGCCTAGCACAGGTCACCTCACAAGATCCCACTCGGAAAGTGccatttctgtgaaggaaaTCATCACAGAGATCGAGTCAATCAACCAGGGAGCAGGACCTGCCCAGCAGAAGGAGGGTTCAGCCAACCTCAGCCAGACGCCAAAGAGGAACACTGTGCACGACCTGCCCATGGAGGCGATTTGGGCATTGGAAAGGGTGGAGCAGAGCGAAGGAGCTTGTGCTGGGCaccaggaaaaggagaaggacctTCTGCAAGCTGAGCAAGAAgctgtcccctccctgcagcAAACTTCTGGTAGATCAGACCTGGAGGAAAGCAGCCCTGGTGGGGAGCAGCAAGAGTCTCGTGGCTCCGTCAACCCGGAGCCTAAGTGGTGCCCTGGCTCCGTCCGACGGGCCACGCTGGAATTCGAGGAGCGCTTGAGACAGGAGCAGGAGCACCAGCACGTATCCCCAGTCTGCATCTTACCCACTCGCAAGAACTCCAGGAACGACTCTGCCACTGCCGAACTCCTGCCGCGGGGGAAGAGCGAGGAGCCGCCCCTGGAGCTGGCTCCAGAGGGTGACAAGGCGTGGGATCCAGGcgctgaggagctgctgccacctctcagggcagagctgcctgcaccCCTCGCCTCCCCTGCCCAGGAgtctctgcctgcagagcccGGCACGGGCTCCGAGGGGATGGTACACGAGCACAGGACCGTCATCTCATTTGATGGGACAGATGagccatccctgccctccctcctcccaaagAGAATTGAAATCATCGAATACACTCCCACGGTCAAGTCTGCAGAGCGTTCTGACACAAGCTGTGAGCAGGGGAGGCTGACCACAGCCATCCCATCTTTAGATGAAAACTTGAACCTTTCCTTGTGCTCAGACAAGGCACCGACCTGTCTCAGAGCTCCAACACTGGTAAATCTTGCGCTGCCAGAGCACACGGTACACGAACAGGCCACCTTCGCTGTGGGCAGCCCCAGCAAGGATGGCGAGGGTTTATCTGTTCACCTCGGTGCTGCTTCCCCCTCTGCCCAGGTGACATCTATGCCTTCAGCCAGCCCAGATCACTCCTCCTGCCCCTACGTAATTCATCTGGAAGGTGTCACTGAGCAGAGCACGGATACGGACAATGAGCTGGTCACGCCACGTGGCAGTGAGGGAGACACGACTCTCTTGTTCAGGGACAGCCCCAAACCTCTCTGCAGGAGGGGTGCCGGCGCCTCGAGGCAGCTGGGCAACGAGGACTTCACCAGCCAACGTGCCGAAAACATGGACCTTCTGGATATCTCTTTCCTGTGCTACAGCCTCCctcacagctccagcagccacagTGTGGAAGAGCGCAGCAACAGCCCCGGGCTGGTCAAGCAGCGAGCGAAGGAAATCGAGGCTCGGATCCGGCACGCGGGGCTCACCACACCCTCCCACATGAAACGCTCGGCATCCTTGGCCAAACTGGACTGCCTGGACCTCTCCAAGGATGACTTATCTGAGAGGGAGTCGGCCTCTTCTGATGCCAACCCAGTGCTTCTCACCTGCCTTGCCCTCGGTCGAGGTTTTCACGGGGGGAGGTTGGAGAGGGGCTCGGAAAGTGTGTGCGGAAAGCATTGTCTTTCCTCCCTGGAGCCCGCTAAGCATTTTGTGGAACAGCTCAGAACAGCCGAGTGCATTGCCCAGAGTAAGCCGGTGGAGAGGCCGCTGGCTCAGTACGCCAAAGAATGCAGCTCCAGCCAGCAGagtttgttttccagcacagaTCAAACGTGGACTAGCTCCAAGGAGGGTCCTTCACTGCTCCAGGTGCAAGTCCTGGACTCCTTATCTCCGGCTCGAGGTGTGGCTGTCACACCCCGGCAGCAGCACGGGAGAACTCACCCTCTGCGGAGGCTCAGAAAGACCAATGATAAAAAGCGGACAACCAATCCCCTCTACAATACTATGTGA